The following proteins come from a genomic window of Pararhodobacter sp.:
- the glpX gene encoding class II fructose-bisphosphatase produces MTESPMFHDRMLSLGLARVSEAAALASADWVGRGDEKAADQAAVNAMRDQLNMLEIAGVVVIGEGERDEAPMLFIGEEVGTGQGPAVDIALDPLEGTTLTAKDMPNALTVIAMAPRGTLLHAPDVYMDKLAIGPGFAPDTVTLAMSPSERVRALAKAKGCEQSDITVCILERPRHEDLIAEIRATGAAIRLITDGDVAGVIHCAEPEITGIDMYMGSGGAPEGVLAAAALKCMGGQIYGRLLFRNDDERGRAAKAGITDLDRIYTRDELVTADVIFSATGVTVGSILDGIKREPGWFTTETLLMRSKTGSVRRMTYRTPANNSP; encoded by the coding sequence ATGACCGAATCTCCGATGTTCCACGACCGTATGCTGTCGTTGGGCCTGGCCCGCGTTTCCGAAGCGGCGGCCTTGGCCTCGGCGGACTGGGTTGGTCGTGGCGACGAAAAAGCCGCCGACCAAGCTGCGGTAAACGCCATGCGCGACCAATTGAACATGCTCGAAATCGCGGGTGTGGTGGTGATCGGCGAAGGTGAACGCGATGAAGCGCCGATGTTGTTCATCGGCGAGGAGGTTGGCACCGGCCAAGGACCCGCCGTGGACATCGCCTTGGACCCGCTGGAAGGCACGACGCTGACCGCCAAGGACATGCCCAACGCGCTGACCGTGATCGCCATGGCGCCGCGCGGAACGCTTCTGCATGCCCCCGATGTTTACATGGACAAGCTGGCGATCGGACCGGGCTTCGCCCCCGACACCGTCACCCTGGCGATGAGCCCCTCCGAGCGCGTACGAGCCCTGGCCAAGGCCAAGGGCTGCGAACAATCCGATATCACGGTCTGCATCCTCGAACGTCCGCGCCATGAGGACCTGATCGCCGAAATCCGCGCCACGGGCGCCGCGATCCGTCTGATCACCGATGGCGATGTGGCCGGGGTGATCCACTGTGCCGAGCCTGAAATCACCGGCATTGACATGTATATGGGGTCCGGCGGCGCGCCTGAGGGCGTGTTGGCCGCAGCCGCGCTGAAATGCATGGGCGGTCAAATCTATGGCCGCCTGTTGTTCCGCAATGATGACGAGCGCGGGCGTGCCGCCAAGGCGGGCATCACTGACCTCGACCGCATCTATACCCGCGACGAGTTGGTGACGGCTGATGTGATCTTTTCGGCAACCGGCGTCACGGTCGGATCAATTCTGGACGGTATCAAGCGCGAGCCC
- a CDS encoding homoserine dehydrogenase produces the protein MTTPLRLGIAGLGTVGIGVVKIVQRHADLLALRAGRPVTIAAVSAHSRTKNRSADVSAYAWEDDAVALAARDDVDVVVELVGGDNGPAKALVEAALRNGKDVVTANKALLAHHGHALATLAERNGRALRFEAAVAGGIPVIKAMIEGMAGNQIRRVMGVMNGTCNYILTRMESAGLPYETVFDEAKQLGYLEADPNLDVGGIDAGHKLSILSAIAFGTKVDFDAVVLQGIGAISIDDIRLARDMGYSIKLLGVTQMTGRGLEQRMTPCLVPGTHPLGQLDGGTNMVVIEGDSVGQIVLRGAGAGEGPTASAVMADVMDIARGLSFPTFGQPVGSLTEAPAAAVSTGASWYLRMVLLDKPGALAKIATILGNVGVSIDRMRQYSHDNAHAPVLIVTHKASSDDIALAMEHFNQSGVVVGAPMALRIEDV, from the coding sequence ATGACCACCCCACTTCGTCTTGGCATTGCCGGTCTTGGCACCGTCGGAATTGGCGTGGTCAAGATCGTGCAGCGGCACGCCGACCTTCTGGCCCTGCGCGCCGGACGCCCGGTCACTATCGCCGCGGTGTCCGCGCATTCGCGTACCAAAAACCGCAGTGCCGACGTCTCTGCCTATGCGTGGGAAGACGATGCCGTCGCCTTGGCCGCGCGTGATGATGTGGATGTCGTGGTGGAACTGGTCGGCGGCGACAACGGCCCCGCCAAAGCCTTGGTCGAGGCCGCGCTGCGCAATGGGAAAGACGTGGTCACCGCCAACAAAGCGTTGCTGGCGCATCACGGTCATGCCCTGGCGACGCTCGCGGAACGCAACGGTCGCGCGCTACGGTTCGAGGCCGCCGTGGCCGGAGGTATCCCCGTCATCAAGGCGATGATCGAAGGGATGGCCGGCAATCAAATTCGCCGTGTGATGGGTGTCATGAACGGCACCTGCAATTACATTCTGACCCGCATGGAAAGCGCTGGCCTGCCCTATGAGACGGTCTTTGACGAGGCCAAACAGCTTGGTTACCTCGAGGCTGATCCCAATCTGGATGTGGGCGGCATCGACGCGGGCCATAAACTCAGCATCCTGTCGGCAATCGCCTTTGGCACCAAGGTTGATTTTGACGCCGTGGTTCTGCAAGGAATCGGCGCGATCTCGATTGACGATATCAGGCTGGCCCGCGACATGGGCTATTCGATCAAGTTGCTGGGTGTCACGCAAATGACCGGCCGCGGATTGGAGCAACGCATGACCCCTTGCCTTGTACCGGGAACGCATCCGTTGGGTCAGTTGGACGGCGGCACCAATATGGTGGTGATCGAGGGCGATTCGGTCGGCCAGATCGTCTTGCGCGGTGCCGGGGCCGGCGAAGGCCCGACCGCCAGCGCCGTGATGGCCGATGTGATGGACATCGCGCGGGGCCTGAGTTTTCCGACCTTTGGCCAACCGGTCGGTTCGCTCACCGAGGCCCCCGCCGCCGCCGTCAGCACCGGCGCGTCTTGGTATTTGCGTATGGTTTTGTTGGATAAACCGGGTGCATTAGCCAAGATCGCGACAATTCTGGGCAATGTCGGCGTATCGATTGACCGGATGCGGCAGTATTCGCATGACAATGCCCATGCGCCGGTCCTGATCGTGACGCACAAAGCATCGTCGGATGACATTGCGCTGGCCATGGAACATTTCAATCAGAGCGGCGTTGTCGTTGGTGCCCCCATGGCCCTGCGGATCGAAGACGTCTGA
- a CDS encoding TetR/AcrR family transcriptional regulator: MARKPGSRADITGPRLREAASRLFARDGYAAVSMRQIAAEVGVQAGALYLYTADKQSLLFDLMQAHMDDLLAAWADSLPPAGDACARLEHFARFHIRFHAARADAVFIAYMELRNLTSENFAVIEGLRKRYEGQLEAILQAGQSEGSLKVPDTKLASMALIAMLTGVNTWFREGGRLSRGHVEDIYVDMVLNAAGATR, from the coding sequence ATGGCTCGCAAACCCGGTTCCCGCGCTGATATCACTGGCCCGCGTTTGCGCGAAGCGGCCTCGCGGCTGTTTGCGCGCGACGGGTATGCCGCGGTTTCGATGCGGCAGATCGCGGCGGAGGTCGGTGTACAGGCCGGTGCCCTGTATTTGTACACCGCGGACAAGCAAAGCCTGCTGTTCGATCTGATGCAGGCGCATATGGATGACCTGCTGGCGGCCTGGGCTGACAGCCTACCACCTGCCGGAGACGCCTGCGCGCGGCTCGAACATTTTGCGCGGTTTCACATCCGTTTCCATGCGGCCCGCGCCGATGCTGTGTTCATCGCCTATATGGAGTTGCGCAACCTCACGTCCGAGAATTTCGCGGTGATCGAAGGCTTGCGCAAACGTTACGAGGGGCAACTGGAGGCGATTCTTCAAGCGGGTCAGTCCGAAGGCAGCCTCAAGGTGCCGGACACCAAATTGGCATCCATGGCGCTGATCGCCATGTTGACCGGGGTGAATACATGGTTCCGCGAAGGCGGGCGCTTAAGTCGGGGACATGTCGAGGATATCTATGTCGATATGGTCCTCAACGCGGCGGGCGCCACGCGCTGA
- a CDS encoding TadE/TadG family type IV pilus assembly protein has translation MGFLRRLARFLHRDQGTATVEFVIAVPLVLAFLFSSIDFGVVMLRQVFLDRSVDMAVRQVRLGNVPSGGFDAFKQMICDDTFLIPNCMSSISVEMRPIDTATWAGLDTPAQCINREQNIAPSLQFNPGNGGQELMLIRVCIVADPFLEMTGMVLGMRLDASGGYHIVSHAAFANEPI, from the coding sequence ATGGGTTTCCTGCGTCGCCTTGCCCGTTTCTTGCACCGTGACCAAGGCACGGCAACGGTCGAGTTCGTTATCGCCGTGCCACTCGTGCTGGCGTTCCTGTTCTCATCCATAGATTTTGGCGTGGTCATGTTGCGGCAGGTGTTTCTGGATCGCTCCGTGGACATGGCGGTCCGGCAAGTGCGGCTGGGCAATGTTCCATCCGGCGGATTCGACGCGTTCAAACAGATGATCTGCGACGATACCTTCTTGATCCCAAATTGCATGTCCAGCATTTCCGTGGAAATGCGCCCGATCGATACCGCCACCTGGGCCGGGCTGGACACACCGGCGCAATGTATCAACCGCGAACAGAACATTGCCCCGTCCTTGCAGTTCAACCCCGGCAATGGCGGCCAGGAATTGATGTTGATCCGCGTGTGTATCGTCGCCGACCCGTTCCTTGAGATGACGGGCATGGTGCTCGGCATGCGGCTCGATGCGTCTGGCGGTTACCACATCGTCTCACACGCGGCCTTCGCGAACGAACCCATTTGA
- a CDS encoding pilus assembly protein TadG-related protein, translating into MRALDRTNGHPPNPAFARLKTLARRDDGSMAVFSVFVFFAMLLVGGLAIDMMRHENERIRMQNTADRAVLAATMLRANVSEATPQQLVEAYFAAEGLSPQLAGRVVVGGDNETGRTVTVIPAASVPSLFMRLLGVNDFAIVTPAQATEAVSGGVQIELVMVLDVSGSMGGSNKIGTMRNAAIDLTNTLLADNADGSVAVTIVPYAASVLPPAGFLNHFTNLTGTSGACADWSVWNVISNSLSQPISRNSCSTSSWRTVRPYLHDPVVTAGYINALVASGTTSIDLGLRNGALFFDETLQPIISQMIVNGAIDPVFQGRPYAWNTPGLVRALILLTDGENCCGERMPTLVQDVNTLATCTALKAQGILIYSIAFQAPTSGAALMRACASSSNHYFNADTSQLAAAFQGIGANIQTQALRLTY; encoded by the coding sequence ATGCGCGCGCTCGACCGAACCAATGGTCATCCCCCGAACCCTGCTTTCGCGCGGCTGAAAACGCTTGCGCGCCGGGATGACGGGTCGATGGCGGTGTTCAGCGTGTTTGTCTTTTTCGCGATGCTGTTGGTCGGCGGATTGGCCATCGACATGATGCGCCACGAGAACGAGCGAATCCGCATGCAAAACACCGCCGATCGCGCAGTGCTCGCCGCGACCATGCTGCGTGCGAATGTCTCCGAAGCCACCCCCCAACAACTCGTCGAGGCCTATTTTGCGGCGGAAGGTTTGTCGCCTCAATTGGCCGGCCGTGTTGTCGTGGGCGGCGACAATGAAACCGGGCGCACCGTGACAGTGATCCCCGCAGCGTCCGTTCCATCGCTTTTCATGCGCCTGCTGGGGGTCAATGACTTTGCCATTGTTACCCCCGCTCAGGCCACCGAAGCGGTCAGCGGGGGGGTGCAAATTGAACTGGTGATGGTGCTCGACGTCTCTGGGTCCATGGGTGGTTCCAACAAGATCGGCACGATGCGAAATGCCGCCATCGACTTGACCAACACATTGCTTGCAGACAACGCGGATGGCAGCGTCGCCGTGACGATTGTGCCCTATGCCGCGTCTGTCTTGCCACCGGCCGGGTTCCTGAACCACTTCACCAATTTGACGGGAACGTCCGGCGCTTGTGCGGATTGGTCGGTCTGGAACGTCATCTCCAACAGTCTGAGCCAGCCGATTTCGCGCAACTCCTGCAGCACCAGCTCGTGGCGCACCGTGCGCCCCTATCTGCATGACCCGGTGGTGACCGCGGGCTATATCAATGCGTTGGTTGCCTCGGGGACCACGTCAATCGACCTCGGGTTACGCAATGGCGCGTTGTTCTTTGACGAAACGCTGCAACCGATTATCTCGCAAATGATCGTGAATGGTGCCATAGATCCGGTCTTTCAGGGTCGGCCTTATGCGTGGAATACGCCTGGCTTGGTCCGTGCCTTGATCTTGCTCACCGATGGCGAAAACTGCTGCGGTGAACGTATGCCAACCCTCGTGCAAGACGTGAACACCCTTGCAACCTGCACCGCTCTGAAAGCGCAAGGGATTTTGATCTACTCGATAGCGTTTCAGGCCCCGACATCCGGGGCCGCGCTGATGCGCGCCTGCGCCTCGTCATCGAATCATTATTTCAATGCCGATACCAGCCAACTGGCGGCGGCGTTTCAAGGCATCGGGGCAAATATCCAGACCCAAGCCCTGAGGTTGACGTACTGA